From Candidatus Palibaumannia cicadellinicola, the proteins below share one genomic window:
- a CDS encoding porin: MLGINDYKQNEINNFINCDKAVFYYGLHGKTKISDKLIGFSKWEYKTLLLDKETSNVIGFTGIDLSHLGSIDYGKNYTLLYDISSFTKVIPRCSNDISDMSLDNISSFTNSMLTYRNSNVFGLIKGLNFAIQYQGHPDRSVLSDKKSNNGYGASISYNFNDYLTGAIAYTNNTSLMWQRPIIKNIIDYNDFKKHNNINYDDQAFYVGLKYDQNNIYLAAIYGETNSLLPFSNFSPSKFDLSIYDVTSRVNNTEVVAQYTFDCGISSYMNYLLSRGVIGHNDSSINLIRYLKLGLSYQINPSMLAFINYRFNILNSEFYRIAKMYTGSIITLGISYKF, from the coding sequence ATGTTAGGAATTAACGATTATAAGCAAAATGAAATTAATAATTTCATTAATTGTGATAAAGCTGTGTTTTATTATGGATTACATGGCAAGACAAAAATTAGTGATAAATTAATAGGTTTTAGTAAATGGGAATACAAAACTTTATTACTTGATAAAGAAACTAGTAACGTGATTGGCTTTACCGGTATAGATTTAAGTCATTTGGGTAGTATAGATTATGGTAAAAACTATACATTACTGTATGATATTTCATCTTTTACTAAAGTCATTCCGAGATGTAGTAACGATATTAGTGATATGTCACTAGACAATATATCAAGCTTTACAAATAGTATGTTGACTTATCGTAATAGTAATGTTTTTGGTTTAATAAAAGGTTTAAACTTTGCTATACAATATCAGGGGCACCCTGATCGTAGTGTATTGAGTGATAAAAAATCCAATAATGGCTATGGTGCGTCTATATCGTATAATTTTAACGATTACTTAACAGGCGCGATAGCTTATACAAACAACACCAGCTTAATGTGGCAACGTCCGATAATAAAAAATATTATTGATTATAATGATTTTAAAAAACATAATAATATTAATTATGATGATCAAGCCTTCTATGTAGGGCTAAAATACGATCAAAATAATATTTATTTAGCTGCAATATATGGTGAAACCAATTCTCTTCTGCCATTTAGTAATTTCTCTCCATCAAAATTTGACTTGAGTATTTATGATGTTACCAGTAGGGTAAATAATACTGAGGTTGTAGCGCAGTATACATTTGATTGCGGTATAAGCTCATATATGAATTACCTATTATCACGGGGAGTCATAGGTCATAATGATTCTAGTATTAATTTAATTAGGTATCTAAAACTAGGTTTAAGCTATCAAATAAATCCATCTATGTTAGCTTTCATTAACTATCGCTTTAACATACTTAATTCTGAATTTTATCGTATAGCTAAAATGTATACTGGTAGTATAATAACTTTGGGCATTAGCTATAAGTTTTAA
- the ddlA gene encoding D-alanine--D-alanine ligase — translation MARLRVGLIFGGHSAEHEISLQSANHIVDMIDKNKFDVILLGIDKEGQWHLQDNLDYLINYDNPKYIALKKSNKNIAIIPGRKQHQLVNIDTLEALSQQLDVIFPIVHGTLGEDGSMQGLLCMANLPFVGSPVLGSAVSMDKDIAKRLLRDANITVVPSITITSANYENFSYDKIIDNLGPSLFIKPANQGSSVGVSKVTDRISFDKALTLAFRFDNKVLVESTIQGRELECAVLGNNKPQTSVCGEIILREPFYSYEKKYFSTYGVQIVVPADINKEISNTIRCVAVNAFNALNCAGMARVDFFLTDKNQILVNEVNTLPGFTKFSMYPKLWQASGVSYTELISRLIELAIERYDENKHRLQQLN, via the coding sequence ATGGCTAGGTTACGCGTAGGGCTAATTTTTGGTGGTCATTCAGCAGAACATGAAATTTCACTACAATCTGCTAACCATATAGTTGATATGATCGATAAAAATAAATTCGATGTTATACTGCTGGGTATAGATAAAGAAGGACAGTGGCATTTACAAGATAATTTAGATTATTTAATAAATTATGACAATCCGAAATATATTGCTCTCAAAAAAAGCAATAAAAATATTGCCATCATTCCTGGACGTAAGCAGCATCAATTAGTTAATATCGATACTTTAGAGGCATTAAGCCAACAACTAGACGTAATTTTTCCCATTGTGCATGGCACTTTAGGTGAAGATGGTAGTATGCAAGGACTGCTGTGTATGGCAAACCTACCTTTTGTTGGCTCTCCCGTACTTGGGTCAGCTGTTAGTATGGATAAAGATATTGCTAAAAGATTATTACGTGATGCAAATATTACGGTAGTACCGTCTATTACCATTACCAGTGCAAACTATGAAAATTTTAGTTACGATAAAATAATAGATAATCTAGGTCCTTCGTTATTTATCAAACCTGCCAATCAAGGTTCATCAGTAGGCGTATCTAAAGTTACAGATCGTATTAGCTTTGATAAAGCACTAACTTTAGCTTTTAGATTTGATAATAAGGTATTAGTTGAATCAACTATTCAGGGTCGTGAATTAGAATGTGCAGTATTAGGTAATAATAAACCACAGACTAGTGTATGCGGTGAGATTATTTTAAGAGAACCATTCTATTCTTATGAAAAAAAATATTTTAGTACGTATGGTGTACAGATAGTAGTTCCAGCTGATATTAACAAAGAAATAAGTAATACTATTCGCTGTGTCGCCGTAAATGCATTCAATGCACTTAACTGCGCCGGGATGGCTAGGGTTGATTTTTTTCTTACTGATAAGAATCAAATATTAGTTAACGAGGTAAATACTTTACCTGGCTTTACTAAGTTTAGTATGTATCCTAAATTATGGCAAGCTAGCGGGGTTAGTTACACAGAACTAATTAGCCGTTTAATAGAGTTAGCTATTGAGCGTTATGATGAAAATAAGCATAGATTACAACAATTAAATTAA
- the rplY gene encoding 50S ribosomal protein L25: protein MLTIYAEPRKYNGTSASRRLRRLNKLPAIIYGSQTTPVAITLDNQIIMHNENKNSFYNDQLALVINGNKIIVKIWSIQRHPFKQKITHIDFIIV, encoded by the coding sequence ATGTTAACTATTTATGCTGAACCCCGCAAATACAATGGTACCAGTGCAAGCCGTAGACTACGTCGACTTAATAAGTTACCAGCTATTATTTATGGCAGTCAAACCACACCAGTCGCTATAACACTAGATAACCAAATAATTATGCATAACGAAAATAAAAATAGCTTTTACAACGACCAGCTTGCATTAGTAATTAATGGCAACAAAATCATAGTTAAAATATGGTCAATACAACGTCATCCATTTAAACAAAAAATAACACACATAGATTTTATAATAGTCTAG